The Desulfobacterales bacterium genome includes the window TTGCGCGATATTGTGGAGCGCAATCTGGAGATCGCCGCCCAGTGTTGCATCGATATCAGCCATCGAATCATCTCCTTGGAAAAGGCTCAAAAACCACGTGACTACTATGAGGCGATTATACGAATGGGCGAATTGGGTGTGCTTCCATTTGAGTTTGCACGAAAATTAGCTCCCATTGCCGGATTCCGAAACATCATGGTCCATGAGTATCTGAGTATAAATTGGGATGAAGTTCATAAACAATTAGGAGAGGCAGATGATCT containing:
- a CDS encoding DUF86 domain-containing protein, which translates into the protein MIPEFSGIERRLDELNERLARLAPFREKKRSDFEEDAYLRDIVERNLEIAAQCCIDISHRIISLEKAQKPRDYYEAIIRMGELGVLPFEFARKLAPIAGFRNIMVHEYLSINWDEVHKQLGEADDLIYFADLVRDWLRKKNANSR